CCAGAATTGTCCATCGCGTGCCGATTGCTCGACGTCGTAATAGCCGAAATTCCAGGGATCAGCGTAAACTTGAGAATAGGTTTTACGCATCCGTACACCGGAATTCGGATTGCCGCGCACGCCGCCCCCATGAACAAATCCGAGACAGCGGTGGCCGACCGATTTGATCAGTTTACGGTCGGAATCGATCCGGTCGGTGGCCTCCGCAACGTCGAGCATCCCGTGGAGGAAAATTGGACCATAGGGGTAGTAGTTCCATTCCTTCCAGTCTCCAAATTCGGCGAGGTGATTCCAGATGCGGTCGAGCCAAGCACGTGCCTGGGGCGCTTGGGGTGCGTCGGGAAAAAGTTTTACGGCGAGTGCCACTCCGCCAGCGTTGCCGAACGAATGGTTGTTTGCCGACTGTGTTTTCGCCTTGAAGTCAATGAATCGTGGTTCGAGGCTCTGGTACACGATTCGTTTGAAACGCGCCTGTTCTTGCTCGGTGAGCACACCACTCGCGGCTAGTTCCTGGTAGATACGCATCCGTGCGGCACTGCCCCAACTGCCGTGATAACCACCCCCATGGACGTCGCGTAGCAATGTGCGGCTGTCCACATCGAGGACGCGTTCCCGCTTGTCTCCGCTGACGGTAGTGAAGAAAATGTATAAGAGGTCGCCTTCGCCTTTCGCTTCGAGTTTGGCATGCCAATCGAGAATGAGCCCGCGGAATACGGCTGCCAGGATTTTGAGTTCGTTCTCGCTTTTGCGACCGCCATCGACGTACCGACAACGCAGCCGGTCCCAATTCCACCATCCTCGCGAAAATGAATAGCTCGATCGTTCAGCAAGCGATTTGCGCAAAGCCGCTGCCATCGCATCGATGTCCTTGACGTTGTCATAGGACGGCCGTGGGTGGCCGATCAGAAGGTTGTCGCCTTGGTCACCGTTCGCAATGTCGCGAGGAGCTACCAGGAAAACCATGAAGAGGACGATCTTGGCGACGATTTTCGAGCGTGGAACTGTCGATTTCATTTTGATTCCGATTCCAACTTTGGACGGGTTATTTTCCAGGTTCCGTCAGGCGTGACAGTGGTCGTGACCAGGCCAATGGTGGCCCTGCATTGGCCGGTCTCATCGACGACGGTCTCGATCTGGGCGGCGATTTTCCGGGCTGATTGTCCGTCATCAAACGGAACCAGCACACTCAGAAACACTTCAGTTTCACCTGCCTTTAAAACAGCCTTCGCGTGACAATTTTGTGTTGGGTAGTATTCGAATCCCAACGGGCGCGAGATATCTGGTGTGGTGTCGTGTGCGGTGATGCCGAAGGATTTTCCCTCGCCCGGGTGGATCCACAGTAGCAGGCGTTTTTGCTTTTTCTGCCACCAGGCGTGATCCCAAGCCGGAGCGTCGATCCAGTTCTGACCAGGATCGATTTCCAACGAGCCGCGGTCAGGTCGGTTGTCTTTTTCCCAATTTGGCTCCGGTCGTAATAGCCAGCAGGGTCCCGCGAAATAACCGTCGACGTTCTTGCCTGGCTCGTAGCTGTCGCGCACGACGAGATAGCCCTCGCGAGTTAGCACCGTCTGACGCGTCCAGTTGCTGTGTGAGTCGAAGTAGTTGCGGTAGCGAAACTGCCCGAACGAATCTTTGTCGTGATTTTCGGCGCGAAGGGAATCTTGATCGAGGATCCCTCCGCGGGCAGCGTAGGTCAGATACTCCATGCGACCATTCAAGAGGAAGCCGGCTTGGTGACCTCCACGTGTGCCAAATCCGCCACTGCCGGAGGCAATGCGGCCGTTGTGGTGGATGAATAGTCGCGTGTAATCGCGAGACGCATCAAAGCAGATGTCGAACCCTGTTAATCGTAGCGTGTAGCGGCCCTGTTCTTCTTGTCGTTTAATGCGGAGTCGTTGATCAGCCTGACCGTTTGGGCCAGCGGCGAGAGAAACGAACTCGTTTCCGGCGTCACCCCCTTTCCAGACAATTCGTTTGCCATGCTGTTCGGTTTCGACGCTGAGGGTGAGCTTCTCTGGAGGCTGTTTCCATGATGCAATGAGCGGCCGGTTGCCTTTCGGGCCGGAGAGTTGTGGGATCGACAGTTCGATTCGTGGATCAATCAAATCAAACTCGACTGACTCGAGGCGAAAGTCGTCATTCAAATACCAGTAGCCGTCCATGTTGCCGTGCGCGTAGCCCATGTCCGAATCATCGGTGCGTCGGAACAGATCGATCTCTTTGACGTATTTCCAACGATTGGAATCGGGGCCGCGGCGGCTGTTGAGTAATCCGGCTAAGGGCATCGAAGCGGTTCTCCAGTTCCCGGAAGGGAGGTCGCCAGGCCGTCCGGTTACAAAGTCGACGCTCGGGTGCTGTACCCAAAATGCATCGTATGATGCGTGGACCTTCATCGCGTTGCTGTTGTACTTACCTGAGGTGTGTAGGAGCTTCGCACCATCGACGCAGTACTCGTAGAGTTGTCCCATGACGTCGTCGTTGTAGTGCATGTAGTTGTTGTTTCGGTCATAAAGATAGAAAGAAACGAACGGCTTACCTGACTCCCGTCCCGGGCAGAGATAGAGACGCTCGGGTACTTTATGTTTCAGCGGACTGTAATAACCGATCTTCGAACCGCCCACAGGGGCTCGTGGTGCAATGCCACGTTCGACAAACCAGTCATAACGCCGCGCGTAGGCGTTCGTGTATTTGGCTGGAAGTTGATGACCCTTTGGGGGGCGTCCCCCGAGACACGCTTGCTCAGACGCCCAAAGGAATTCGGGTGATTTGAATTCTTTTGCCAGTCGGTACCAAACTTGTGCGTGATTATTTGCGCCGTGGTAGTAATCACTATTCCATGGATCGGCGTAGGCCTTTGTCCGATCAGCGACGACGAGTGAGCCGGAATTCGGGTTGCCTCGCACACCCCCGCCGTGCACATAGTCGAGATAGCGGCGTGCATGGGCGTGGAGAAATGGGCGTTCTGTTTTGAACTTACCCATTCCTACGGCCATGTCCAACCAACCATCGAGGTAAATTGGACCGTAGGGAAAGTAGTTCGTTTCAGTCGTATCGCCGTATTCAGTCAGTTCGCGCCAGAGGGCATCTAGCCAGCGGCGGTGAATTTTTGCCTGGGGTAGGTCTGGGAAAATTCTCAATGCGATGGCCGGCCCACCATTCATTCCGTAGGGGCGGTTGTTCGCGCAGCGTTCGCTGCTTCCATAATCAAAACTTTGCTGGAGTGCCTGACTGATAATCTCGCGAAAGTGTGCTTGCTCTTCGGTGGTCAATAGGTTGCTGCGTACGAGTTCTTGGTAGATTCGCAAGCGTCCGCCACTGCCCCAAGCGCCATGTCCGCCGAAAAAAGTCTTGTAGCGGTCACCCTTTCCTTCGCGATCGAGAATGCTGCGGAAATAGGCCTGCAAAATGATGAGTGTGTTTTTTTCCTTTCGCCCGCCGTCGATATATCGGGATAGCAAGCGGTCCCACTCCCAGGCACCCCGTTGCATCGCAGGCTGGCTCTGACGCACCGCGTCAGCCAACGCTCCGATGTCCGCAACGCTTTCATAGGAAGGCCAAGGGTGGTCCTCAGCGTTCGCCACGGCTCCGGCGATAGGCAAGGCGAGCAACAAATAAGCTTTCTGTAAGGTTGCTTTTTTCAAAATCGAAAGCCTTTAATTTGATATCTTGGATGCGAATCTTGCTCACATCTTTGGTCTTCATTTTATCAAACCCAGACATGCTCGGTTGTGTGAATTCCGTGCCCACAGACTTTGGGGAGGATCGACTCTCGCGTTTTTCGCTGCCGATGAATGGTCGTCTTCATGACCGAAAAGGCTTGCTGTGAGATTGGCTTTCTGCTTCGGAAAGCTGCTTGATGTGCGACAGTACCCGTTGATGAATGCGGTGAATCAATCCGTCTGACCACAATGTCCAATAGGATTGAGGGAACATATCGAACTCGTACCACGTACGTCCCTCTAAACGGGTTCCGCCATCTCCTCGACGAATTAGCAGAAACTGGCCGCGGTTGCTGCGTAGATAACCTTCTAGATGCGGTGGATGTACATGCCGATACGGGCTGAGTTCGAACATGGGAGCAGGTTGATCGGTAACATCGAAGGCGAGCTGATTCGGCTCGTCCCATACGGTGATTGGTTCGACAAAGGTACCTGTCGTAAATTCGCAGTAACGTATTGCTCCAACGCCTTGGCCTTCGATGTAGGCGCGCCGTGGGCATGCGATGCCGAGTCGGAAATACCACGGAGCCGCTTTCGGTAAGTCCGGGAAATTGACGACGTTTTTCCAGACTACTTCGGGGGGCGCGTCGATCTCGACCGCGGTCATGACCTCATATTCTGGCGATCGAAACAGCTGTGACTCGGCACAGCAGATTAATGGGAGACACACAATGGCGGCTAACAGACCCTGAGTCTGTTGCGTTGTCGTATCCGCGATTACTTTGCCGATCAATCCCCCGAATGCTCCCAGGGGTAAGAACAAAGGAAGTACCATCGCGATACAAATCACTCCCTCCAAGGCGAATAGCAATATGGCTACTCCGGCAAAGAAGACGGAAGCGATTCCCACCATCAGCGATTCGAGGTAGCCGCGGGGGTGAGGGCGGTTGTAAAGGTAGGCGGCTACTGCGCTCATCAAAAACGGTGTTCCGAAGAACAGCGATGCCCCGTAGCTGGCGAATAAGTAGACACTGCACACCAACATCGTCGCGCCGACCAATAAGCTCGTAGCAACGGCGATGGCCGCGCTGTAAGCACGGCTATTTGAATTGATCGGTTGTGGTTTGATCGACTGCTGCGCATCACGACAGCTAGGAATGAAACACATAACGATCATGAAGATAAGGTTGACGATCGGTATCAGCACGAGCAGTCCCAGCCAGGCTGATATACCGGCGTCAGCTGAGCGACGAACGCTCATCGAAGTCGCGATCCAAAGAAACGGTAGGGACCAAATTAACAGACCCACGACGAGCCATTCAGGGGCAGCCTGGAGGTGCTCGTTCCGGACGCTGATCAGAGGATTGAGAAAATGCCAGGGCGTGAGAAAGGACGAAGTAAACGTCCAGATGACGGAGGCTTCGACACAATATTTCAGTAACATCAGTGTGAAGCCAGCAACCGCATAGGCGGTGCGACTGACCCTTGCTGAGACGCCAAGACAGAGTCGGAAAACGCCCATGAGGCCCAGATTCGTTGATGCGTTGTCCAACGGCTTGTCCCAAACGGCAGGCTTATTGATTGGGCGCCATGCCCGTCGGGGAAGTATAGCAGATCTTATCAAAGGCTGCGCCGCTAAACCCGCTTGTTGCCAAACCCGCTTGTTGCCAAACCCGCTTCTGATTGGGACGCGGTTACGAAAGGTGATACTTTGCGGTTCTCGTCGGGTACAGTCAACTGCCTGTTCATGAATCAACGGGATGAGTTATTGTGAAATCAGTCGATCTAGCCCGTAAATGGCAATTTGACCTTCGTTCTATGTTGGGATACATGACGCTCGGCGGTGTTCTCTTTTCCGCCTCCTCCATGGTGGGGATCGGCTCGATGATTGGCTTGATGTTGATGGCCCTCGCGTTGTGGTGGAGGCAGGGCCTTCTTGCACTGATGATGTGGGCGATTATTTTCAAATTCTCCGGAAGTGCGCAGGCGGAGCCATCGGGGAGTGTCATCTTTCTCGAGACCACGGTGCTGCCCGTGGTCGTTGTAGCGTGGTATCGATATCGGCGTCTGGTGAATGAGGATGCCCAAATAAAAGCCACTCAAGTCAGAAGCGGTGACCTCGAGCCAAGTAAAGTTGGTGCCAAGTCGCTCGCTGTTTCCTTGCCGAACGAATCCTCCTTTTAATTCCCAAACGGGTGTCGTTGAGAGGATTTCAAACGATAGCTGACACCGAAAGCAAGACGGCGTGGCAGCCCAACGGCACATGGCGGAATCGCGGCCTTAAGCGACTTCATGGCCTGTCCAGTTTTCTCTAGCCGGATTACCCCAGACCCTCGAATTTACAAGCTGTCATTGCGACGGCAACTTACCGATGGGGACAAGTTCTGAACGGACTCCATTTCGTGATCGCCTTTGCAATTTGGGTTCTTCGTCGGTTCATGGCAAAGCTGGTGCGACTCAGAGTTGGTTTTTTGCATGATAACATGAAGGCTGGGCAGCTAATTTCGTGGAGAAACAGTTCCCAATCTGGGTGCCGCCTTTCGCACTGTTCTGATTTTTAGCCGCAGTATTGATTCTTTCGATCTGATGGACCCATTCGGCCGTTTTCGCGAGTCTTTTTTCGTGCACCTGTGAGACAAAGGAGTTGGACGTTAATCCAAGGAGCTGATTCCGATGCGGAGTGCCTGCTCGGGTTGGGGGAATTGAAATACCGGTTTGGTGTCTTTGGGGAACGTCTCACGGTAGATACGTTGAATTTCTTCCGGCGTTCGGTAGCAGATTGCGTCATCTGGAAAGCGAGCCTTGCTCCAACCGGGATTCACATAGAACTCGGTAGGCGGGCCTTGTCCCTTCCTGCCACCTTGTCGGGAAGCCATGAACGCCCTGGCTTCCTTGACTGTTAACGTGCCATCTCCGTTAACGTCAGCCGCTGGAAATCGACGCAACAACTGCCGCAATTGAGGGGCTGACTGCGAGAACGCCATCGGCGTCATGACCATCAACAGAAAAAAAGCACTTAGGCTGGCGATCTTGATGCATCGATGTTTTCGTAAAGAGCTGTTCATAATCACGAGGGTATCCTCCTGCTTCTGTTAGGCATACTGATTTTTTCTCTAACAGCACGGCTGCGATCGCTGTGAACAGGAGGTCCAAAAAGGTAAGGCAATCGCCAAATTGATTGAGAGACACCAACTCATCAAGGGGCCTTTCGCATCCTGAAAGTGAACCAGAAAAACCATTTTTTGATTTCAGGACTGGACTATACTGATGGGATATCTGATGATCGGGTTGGTCGACTGGTGATTGGAACGGCGACGCTGAATTCGATAGCGCTGACTTCGTGGCTGCATTTTCGGATGGCGGCTACGAACTTCCGCCGCGCGAACCGAACGTCGCAGCCGTACCGGAACCATCGGCATTCGTCTTAGC
The window above is part of the Pirellulaceae bacterium genome. Proteins encoded here:
- a CDS encoding DUF805 domain-containing protein; translation: MGVFRLCLGVSARVSRTAYAVAGFTLMLLKYCVEASVIWTFTSSFLTPWHFLNPLISVRNEHLQAAPEWLVVGLLIWSLPFLWIATSMSVRRSADAGISAWLGLLVLIPIVNLIFMIVMCFIPSCRDAQQSIKPQPINSNSRAYSAAIAVATSLLVGATMLVCSVYLFASYGASLFFGTPFLMSAVAAYLYNRPHPRGYLESLMVGIASVFFAGVAILLFALEGVICIAMVLPLFLPLGAFGGLIGKVIADTTTQQTQGLLAAIVCLPLICCAESQLFRSPEYEVMTAVEIDAPPEVVWKNVVNFPDLPKAAPWYFRLGIACPRRAYIEGQGVGAIRYCEFTTGTFVEPITVWDEPNQLAFDVTDQPAPMFELSPYRHVHPPHLEGYLRSNRGQFLLIRRGDGGTRLEGRTWYEFDMFPQSYWTLWSDGLIHRIHQRVLSHIKQLSEAESQSHSKPFRS